The Malassezia restricta chromosome VI, complete sequence genome segment GCAGTGGACGTCGGATCTTCCTCTAGTAGCTTGCTTTGCAGCGCAAGTCGTGGGATTGGCAGATGTGTCCGAGATGCGGGTGGAATGCGGTGCAAGTCGGGCTCGGCGTATGTAAACATCGGGCATGAGTTGAGGGTTAGGAGCGCCTCAGCCCAGTTGCCCGCTTTGATGTGACACTCCGCAAGCTTCGCCCACGTCACATACTCACTTGGCGCACACCGTACCGCCTGTTTAGCCAGTTCCACCGCCCACTGTACCTGGCCCTTGGCGCATAAAAAGTCGATTTGGACATGTAGCACGGCAAAGTTGTGTGGGTTCAGCTGCAGGGCCTGGTGCATGATCTGAACGGCCTTGATTTCTTCATTAATGTAGAGGTACGAGCGTGCCACAAGCGCGGCAACCTCAGGCTCTCGAGACCACAACTTCTCAAACAGATTTACGGCGTGTTCGTAGCGCGACAGACCACCAAAGTACCGGAGGATGCCAGCCGACAGATGGTTGTACACGATTGTAGCGACCTGAATTTCCGGATCGCTGCCCAGCTGCCAGCCCTTGAAGAATAAGTTTTCAGCTGCCATGATGAAGCGCATTTCGTGGTCAGGCGTAGGAAACGGATTGAGTTTGCGATACCCAAGAAGCGAGTACGTCGGGTGGTCGGCGTACAAGATGGCGCGCAGTACTGCCGACAAGTATGTCTCCTGCCAGATTTCGGGTGTTGCATTcccgcgctcgccgcgtGCATTCACTGTATATGTCTGTACACTGCCTGGAATGCACACTTCGACCCGCAAGTCCAAGCGCGAAAATGCATTGTAGCAGCAAAACACGCCACCTTTAATGCGGAAAGATGCCTTACTACCAAGCCAAGCGGATCCCTGTTCAATTTCATACGACAGGCTCGTGATGTATGTCGCAAGCGTGGCAGAAGAGGAGGCGTCGACGCCTGATACTAGGTGGTACGTTCCCACGTCTTTGCGTCCGTTAGACTTGAGCACATGGCACAGATCGGGTGGTCCTAACTCACGGAACGACGAAAGCGTTTCTGTACGCGACCGGATACTCTCTGCGAGCTCTGTCTCGAAGAACTCTGGCAACTCCGCAAACGTATCGCCCATGAGCCACGCAGGGAAACTGAGACGCGCACGGTGGGTCCTTTTTTCTCCACCACATGGCACCACGTGAATAAATGCAAACAACCGGTCCGGTTGAACATAGAAACGCTAGGTGCATGGACGGTGTTTTCCAGCATCTCTCCACAACATGGCGGACGATCTTGCCCCGGAGAACATTGAATTGCAGCAGCAGAGCTCAAGCCTTGCCTCTTCGGTCAAGTCGTTCGTCTCAGGTGGCTTTGGTGGTATCTGTGCCGTGCTGGTCGGTCATCCCTTTGATCTGATCAAGACGCGTTTGCAGACCGCGCCGCCGGGCACCTACTCTGGTGCACTGGATGTGACGAGCAAGACCATTCGTGCAGATGGTCTCCGTGGGCTTTACCGCGGTATGGGCCCGCCACTGATTGGCGTCACCCCCATTTTTGCTCTCTCGTTCTTCTCCTACGACCTCGGCAAAAAGCTCGTGTACGCAGCTACCCCTAATCGTGCCGATCAAACGCTGAACCTGACGGAGCTGTCCATCGCTGGTTTCTTCAGCGCCATTCCTACCACGCTCGTGGCCGGCCCCGCTGAGCGCATCAAGGTCCTGCTCCAGCTTCAGGGCCAATCCCAGTCGGGCCCCAAGTACAATGGCCCTGTCGACGTTGTACGCCAGCTATACAAGGAGGGTGGAATGCGCTCCATCTTCAAGGGAACGGGCGGTACGCTTGCTCGTGACGGCCCTGGCAGTGCTGCATACTTTGCTGCATACGAGGTCGCCAAGCGTTCGTTGACGCCTGCTGGCTCAGACCCCAACGACCTTAACATCATGACAACCATCACGGCCGGTGGTCTTGCCGGTATGGCGAACTGGGCTCTGGCCATCCCTCCTGATGTGGTCAAATCGCGTTACCAGGGTGCTCCAGAGGGCACCTACAAGAGCTTCATGGACTGTGCTCGCAAGACAGTCGCTGCTGACGGTGTCGGTGCCCTTTTCAAGGGCTTTGGTCCCGCTATGGCTCGTGCCTTCCCCGCGAATGCTGCTGTGTTTGTCGGTGTCGAAATGTCGCAGTCGCTCCTCAACATGGTCATGTAGGTTCACGACCTGCTCTAGGCGTCGTAGGTAGTTCCTTCATGTGGAGGCGCCCCTTATTTCCCAACACCCGCCAACGTCATCGTCTTGCCCCCATCTCCTTTGTGTGTGGTAGATggatgccgacgaggcgcggaAAGCGCTCGATCTCGCTCGGAAGCACGACGAGAATGGCAATATAGATGCGGCACTGAAGTGGGCCCGCAAGAGCGTGGCCATTTACTCGACGCCCGAGGCCATGGCTCTCTTTACGCGGCTCAAGGAAAAAGGCACACAGGGCACACCTTCTGCTGACTCGGGCACATCTTCGGCGCCCAAAGAAACAGTATACATGGCCGCCAAAACAGAGACGCGAACGACCGATACAGAAGGCACGCGAAGTGAATATACCGAACAGCAGGTCGAGGTTGTGCGTCGTGTGAAGCGGGCTGGCGGCGACTTTTACGCCGTGCTCAATGTGCACAAGACAGCGACGGATACGGAGGTGAAAAAGTCTTACAAAAAGGTGCGTATAAGCTGCTGACTTTAGCTTGCTCTGCAACTCCATCCCGACAAGAATCGCGCGCCCGGCGCAGACGAAGCGTTTAAGCTCGTTAGCAAGGCCTTTACCGTGCTGTCCGATAAAGACAAGCGATCGATGTACGACAAATTTGGAGGAGACCCCGAAAGCCGCTTCGGtgcggcatcgtcgagTGCGTCGGCGCACCCTTTTGCACAGTTTCAAAgcacgcgcatgcgcccagGGGCAGAGATGGACCCGGAAGACCTCTTCAACATGTTTTTCggtggcggcatgggcggcggaCCATTTGGCACAACGCCCGTGTTCACGTTCGGAGGACCTGGTATGCGGACGCACTACTACCGTCCTGGTACGCGGACGCGGCAGGCAGGACAACAAAGCGCACAAAATGCGAGCCAAACTGCGATGTGGTTCCAAGTCTTGCCCCTGCTTATTCTCCTTTTCTGCACGATGCTGTCATACCTGCCAAATTTATTCACGGTTTCTGATCCTGACTTTCGGTGGCGCCCAACGGCATTGCACCGTGCGCAACGCACGACCTTGGACCGCGGCATCTCGTACTTTGTCGACCCTGTGGCGTTTGCCAAGCACCCGTATGTCACTGCGACGACCAAGGCGACGCGGCATGGTGGAAGCGTTCAACGCTTTTCAAGTGATAAGAGCTCATctgagctgcgtgcctttgAGCGTCGCGTCGAGGAGGCATGGATGAAGGAACTGTACAGGCAGTGTGACAGTGCACAGGAATACAAGCGGCGCCGCATGCTTGATGCACAGGGATTTTTTGGATTTGGCGTACGTATATTGCACTCACATCAGGCAAACAAGGACAAACTAGAAAAGATTAGGTCTGAGGTCTATGAAAGCTGCGAGCAGCTTGAACACCTCTTTGGCATCCGCCTCCGCTAGCATGTAGAGACTCACAGACGCTCGGAGCCGCATGATACACGTGACCCACTTTTTTTTTGAGCGCCGCACGTCCAAGCGCTTGATCGTTGCCATGTCGGTGGGGGTGTCGACGGTGGTGCCAGGTACGTTGTAGCCAGCTTATGCAGACAAAATTGGCTCGCTGCTGTTTTGCAGTGCATGCGGTAGTCTGCTGGATCTACCGAACAATGATGACGTCCTGACATgtgcgccatgcggcacGTCACACGATGCTCGAAGTACGTGGCTCAAGCCTGACACAACAGTCTATGATAATCTCGCGATCGTGACCCGATCACATCCCACTGCGTTTCCATCCGTCCTGCGTCAAAAGCGCCAACTCGTGAGTCATACCGGCGAGGATGGCGACGTAGAAATGGAGCAGGCGACCATTAAGGAAAAGTGTCCGGGATGTGGCAATGAGGAAATGAACTATCATACGCTCCAGCTGCGCAGTGCCGATGAGGGCACAACTGTATTCTACGACTGCCCCAAGTGCGGCTACAAATTTAGCCAGAACAACTGATAGATACCTCCTTTTCTATGTGCACGTGCCTCTACGACGCCCGTCTAGGCTTATGTCACTAGGTCTGCATCGAGTTCGACGAGCGTGCTTCAGTCTGCCGTTGGCTCCTCGTATACCACGACGCAACATGCGAATCATTCCCGTTCCTGTGCGCGAGGACAATTATGCTTACATTCTCATGTCCACGCCAAAGGGGGCGCGGCCTCAGGGGGCGTTTGTGGACCCTTACGACGTGCCCAccgtgcgccgcgctgcacatGCATTGGGCCTGCAGGACACGGACATTGTGGGCTCCATAACGACACATGGCCACTATGATCACGCTGGCGGAAATGATGCCTTTGCCAAGGCTTTTCCTGGACGCCCGATATGGggtggcgccgcgagcaTTGCGAGCGTGACGCATGTCGTACGCGATGGCGACACATTTGAACTGTTTAGCGATGGTGCCGAGGTTCTTGTCAAGGCCTACGCTACGCCATGCCACACACGCGACAGCATTTGCTTTTACGTGGAAGATAAGCGCGGTGAGGACGCATTGGCCGAATTGCCACACGGCCTAAAGGAGGGTGCCGATGGCGAAAAGAAACGCGGCGTATTTACGGGCGATACCCTGTTCATTTCAGGATGTGGCCGGTTCTTTGAAGGTCAGGCCGAGGACATGCACCGTGCGCTAAATGTGGTGCTGAGGCAGCTGTCACTGGATACACTCGTGTACTGTGGACATGAGTACACGGCCTCGAATGTGGCCTTTAGCGCGGCTGTCTTGCCGAATGCACCAGGTATACAGCGTCTCGTCTCGGACGTGCGTTCAGGCCGTAACGGAGGTGTGACTACGGGTCTCTACACGCTCAGCGATGAACTGAAACACAATCCCTTTATGATGGTCGAGGATGCTGTCGTGCAAAAGGCGATAGGTGGCACTGATGCGATTACGACTatgcacgcgctgcgcgaggccaAGAATCAGGGTACGCTCCGCATCCGTTTATAGCGAGTTGGGCCAGGCATGGGGGGCGTGGTTTATTTAGCCACGTGGCATTTGATATGGGTGGGTCGTGGTTGTCCCGTGCATGCAGCGGACGGACAAAAACCCACAGGGGGCCGTTGGTTGGGTTGCGAAAGAAAACCGACGTGGAAATTCGAACCCTGCCTTATCTTTCTTCCCGGTAGTCTCACTGCGTGTTCTTTCGATGTCCGCCATTCGTATGATTCCTTcccagctgctgcgcacggccggCCTGCGTACGAAGCTGCCTGTGATGTCGCGCGCTATCTCGTTCAGCTCCGCCGCGCTCAAGTTCAAGCACTGGGAAGCGCCGGACCGCCCCAAGATCAACCCTGAAGATATGCCTACGAACCCCGGCCCCAACCCGAACCCCAGCAACATTGGTGTGAATGCCGTGCTGAATCTGCGCCCTGAGTCCATGGACAAGCACACTACGTCCATTTTTGCCGAGTTTTCGCTCGAGGGCAAGACGGCTGTGGTGACGGGCGGTAACCGCGGTCTTGGTCTGGAGATGGCGCTGGCCTTTGTCGAGGCAGGTGCGCACGTCTACGTGATTGACCGTGCTACGGAGCCATGTGAAGACTTTAAGAAGGTCGCCAAGCACTGCCACCTGCTTGACCGCCAGATTGAGTTCATCACGGCGGACGTGACGAACGTTGAAGAGATGAACGAGGCGATGCAGTACATTGAGAAGGACTCGAGCACCGGCACGGTCGATGTGTGTGTGGCCAACGCTGGTATCATGCAGTCGTAC includes the following:
- a CDS encoding DnaJ subfamily B member 12, translated to MDADEARKALDLARKHDENGNIDAALKWARKSVAIYSTPEAMALFTRLKEKGTQGTPSADSGTSSAPKETVYMAAKTETRTTDTEGTRSEYTEQQVEVVRRVKRAGGDFYAVLNVHKTATDTEVKKSYKKLALQLHPDKNRAPGADEAFKLVSKAFTVLSDKDKRSMYDKFGGDPESRFGAASSSASAHPFAQFQSTRMRPGAEMDPEDLFNMFFGGGMGGGPFGTTPVFTFGGPGMRTHYYRPGTRTRQAGQQSAQNASQTAMWFQVLPLLILLFCTMLSYLPNLFTVSDPDFRWRPTALHRAQRTTLDRGISYFVDPVAFAKHPYVTATTKATRHGGSVQRFSSDKSSSELRAFERRVEEAWMKELYRQCDSAQEYKRRRMLDAQGFFGFGANKDKLEKIRSEVYESCEQLEHLFGIRLR
- a CDS encoding hydroxyacylglutathione hydrolase — encoded protein: MSLGLHRVRRACFSLPLAPRIPRRNMRIIPVPVREDNYAYILMSTPKGARPQGAFVDPYDVPTVRRAAHALGLQDTDIVGSITTHGHYDHAGGNDAFAKAFPGRPIWGGAASIASVTHVVRDGDTFELFSDGAEVLVKAYATPCHTRDSICFYVEDKRGEDALAELPHGLKEGADGEKKRGVFTGDTLFISGCGRFFEGQAEDMHRALNVVLRQLSLDTLVYCGHEYTASNVAFSAAVLPNAPGIQRLVSDVRSGRNGGVTTGLYTLSDELKHNPFMMVEDAVVQKAIGGTDAITTMHALREAKNQGTLRIRL
- a CDS encoding DNA-directed RNA polymerase I subunit RPA12; this encodes MSVGVSTVVPDKIGSLLFCSACGSLLDLPNNDDVLTCAPCGTSHDARIYDNLAIVTRSHPTAFPSVLRQKRQLVSHTGEDGDVEMEQATIKEKCPGCGNEEMNYHTLQLRSADEGTTVFYDCPKCGYKFSQNN
- a CDS encoding Chs5-Arf1p-binding protein BUD7/BCH1, with amino-acid sequence MGDTFAELPEFFETELAESIRSRTETLSSFRELGPPDLCHVLKSNGRKDVGTYHLVSGVDASSSATLATYITSLSYEIEQGSAWLGSKASFRIKGGVFCCYNAFSRLDLRVEVCIPGSVQTYTVNARGERGNATPEIWQETYLSAVLRAILYADHPTYSLLGYRKLNPFPTPDHEMRFIMAAENLFFKGWQLGSDPEIQVATIVYNHLSAGILRYFGGLSRYEHAVNLFEKLWSREPEVAALVARSYLYINEEIKAVQIMHQALQLNPHNFAVLHVQIDFLCAKGQVQWAVELAKQAVRCAPSEYVTWAKLAECHIKAGNWAEALLTLNSCPMFTYAEPDLHRIPPASRTHLPIPRLALQSKLLEEDPTSTADADPALLRLPAPALRGTFASAYAILTKLVHALGWDDLLKYRSQVFVMEEEYRNPQPKEQADQPGESNERGDHWLTFTDKRLCERWLDNLFMVLYEDLRIYTIWRAEQGHYDAQSLPYERTGNDWEILGELALRLHHPTEAYDAFVHCIQAKFSAKAYMYLLEHFTETLDVEKALSAAMHLAAYQHRWYGDHVYPSKVGQCIFHLIRAEGLGKVSNTLISMKPRPATLHIMQRYFAYAQEFRLVGSDT
- a CDS encoding solute carrier family 25 (mitochondrial carnitine/acylcarnitine transporter), member 20/29 — translated: MADDLAPENIELQQQSSSLASSVKSFVSGGFGGICAVLVGHPFDLIKTRLQTAPPGTYSGALDVTSKTIRADGLRGLYRGMGPPLIGVTPIFALSFFSYDLGKKLVYAATPNRADQTLNLTELSIAGFFSAIPTTLVAGPAERIKVLLQLQGQSQSGPKYNGPVDVVRQLYKEGGMRSIFKGTGGTLARDGPGSAAYFAAYEVAKRSLTPAGSDPNDLNIMTTITAGGLAGMANWALAIPPDVVKSRYQGAPEGTYKSFMDCARKTVAADGVGALFKGFGPAMARAFPANAAVFVGVEMSQSLLNMVM
- a CDS encoding short-chain dehydrogenase; translation: MSAIRMIPSQLLRTAGLRTKLPVMSRAISFSSAALKFKHWEAPDRPKINPEDMPTNPGPNPNPSNIGVNAVLNLRPESMDKHTTSIFAEFSLEGKTAVVTGGNRGLGLEMALAFVEAGAHVYVIDRATEPCEDFKKVAKHCHLLDRQIEFITADVTNVEEMNEAMQYIEKDSSTGTVDVCVANAGIMQSYPAMDYPVDEFRKVMEVNTIGVFITAQAAARVMRDNPKVRGSIILTASMSGTVVNRDQSWVAYNTSKSAVLQLGRNLAAEWGPYNIRVNTLSPGYFRTSLVASQLDADPGMMKRWSDANPMNRIGLPHELRGVVVWLASNASSFCNGSDIIVSGGHTIW